In a genomic window of Vulpes vulpes isolate BD-2025 chromosome 6, VulVul3, whole genome shotgun sequence:
- the SDR39U1 gene encoding epimerase family protein SDR39U1 isoform X3: MPKIWNETFQKEVLSSRLETTQILARAINKAPQPPQAWVLVTGVAYYQPSLTAEYDEDSPGGDFDFFSNLVTKWEAAARLPGESTRQVVVRSGVVLGRGGGAIHHMLLPFRLGLGGPIGSGHQFFPWIHIQDLAGILVHALEASHVQGVLNGVAPAPTTTNAEFAKALGAALGCPAFIPLPGMVVQAVFGRERAIMLLEGQKVVPRKTLASGYRYSFPELGAALKEVVA, translated from the exons ATGCCCAAAAt ATGGAATGAAACCTTCCAAAAAGAGGTTCTCAGCAGCCGCTTGGAGACCACCCAGATACTGGCTAGAGCCATCAACAAGGCCCCTCAACCCCCTCAGGCCTGGGTCTTAGTCACTGGTGTAG CTTACTACCAGCCCAGCCTGACTGCGGAGTATGATGAGGACAGCCCAGGAGGGGATTTTGACTTTTTCTCCAACCTGGTAACCAAATGGGAAGCTGCAGCCAGGCTTCCTGGGGAGTCTACACGCCAGGTGGTGGTGCGCTCCG GGGTTGTGCTGGGCCGTGGGGGTGGTGCCATCCATCACATGCTGCTGCCCTTCCGCCTGGGCCTAGGGGGCCCCATCGGCTCAGGCCACCAGTTCTTCCCCTGGATTCACATCCAGGACCTGGCAGGAATCCTGGTCCATGCACTTGAAGCAAGCCACGTGCAAGGGGTCCTGAATGGAGTGGCTCCAGCCCCCACCACTACAAATGCTGAGTTTGCCAAGGCCTTGGGTGCCgccctgggctgcccagccttCATTCCTCTCCCCGGCATGGTGGTACAAGCTGTCTTTGGGCGAGAGCGTGCCATCATGCTGCTGGAGGGCCAGAAGGTGGTCCCACGGAAGACACTCGCCTCTGGCTACCGGTATTCCTTCCCAGAGTTGGGGGCTGCTTTGAAGGAAGTCGTAGCCTAA
- the SDR39U1 gene encoding epimerase family protein SDR39U1 isoform X2: protein MRVLVGGGTGFIGAALTQLLKARGHEVTLVSRKPGPGRITWDELATSGLPRCDAAVNLAGENILNPLRRWNETFQKEVLSSRLETTQILARAINKAPQPPQAWVLVTGVAYYQPSLTAEYDEDSPGGDFDFFSNLVTKWEAAARLPGESTRQVVVRSGVVLGRGGGAIHHMLLPFRLGLGGPIGSGHQFFPWIHIQDLAGILVHALEASHVQGVLNGVAPAPTTTNAEFAKALGAALGCPAFIPLPGMVVQAVFGRERAIMLLEGQKVVPRKTLASGYRYSFPELGAALKEVVA, encoded by the exons ATGCGGGTGCTTGTGG GTGGCGGGACGGGCTTCATTGGGGCAGCCCTAACCCAGCTGCTGAAAGCCCGGGGCCACGAAGTGACTTTGGTCTCCCGAAAGCCCGGGCCCGGCCGCATCACGTGG GATGAGCTCGCCACGTCGGGGCTGCCCCGCTGCGATGCCGCTGTCAACCTGGCTGGAGAGAACATCCTCAACCCCCTCCGAAG ATGGAATGAAACCTTCCAAAAAGAGGTTCTCAGCAGCCGCTTGGAGACCACCCAGATACTGGCTAGAGCCATCAACAAGGCCCCTCAACCCCCTCAGGCCTGGGTCTTAGTCACTGGTGTAG CTTACTACCAGCCCAGCCTGACTGCGGAGTATGATGAGGACAGCCCAGGAGGGGATTTTGACTTTTTCTCCAACCTGGTAACCAAATGGGAAGCTGCAGCCAGGCTTCCTGGGGAGTCTACACGCCAGGTGGTGGTGCGCTCCG GGGTTGTGCTGGGCCGTGGGGGTGGTGCCATCCATCACATGCTGCTGCCCTTCCGCCTGGGCCTAGGGGGCCCCATCGGCTCAGGCCACCAGTTCTTCCCCTGGATTCACATCCAGGACCTGGCAGGAATCCTGGTCCATGCACTTGAAGCAAGCCACGTGCAAGGGGTCCTGAATGGAGTGGCTCCAGCCCCCACCACTACAAATGCTGAGTTTGCCAAGGCCTTGGGTGCCgccctgggctgcccagccttCATTCCTCTCCCCGGCATGGTGGTACAAGCTGTCTTTGGGCGAGAGCGTGCCATCATGCTGCTGGAGGGCCAGAAGGTGGTCCCACGGAAGACACTCGCCTCTGGCTACCGGTATTCCTTCCCAGAGTTGGGGGCTGCTTTGAAGGAAGTCGTAGCCTAA
- the SDR39U1 gene encoding epimerase family protein SDR39U1 isoform X1, translated as MRTEVAIAATLGGSPSPPSTSCAGALGPGRDAGGGTGFIGAALTQLLKARGHEVTLVSRKPGPGRITWDELATSGLPRCDAAVNLAGENILNPLRRWNETFQKEVLSSRLETTQILARAINKAPQPPQAWVLVTGVAYYQPSLTAEYDEDSPGGDFDFFSNLVTKWEAAARLPGESTRQVVVRSGVVLGRGGGAIHHMLLPFRLGLGGPIGSGHQFFPWIHIQDLAGILVHALEASHVQGVLNGVAPAPTTTNAEFAKALGAALGCPAFIPLPGMVVQAVFGRERAIMLLEGQKVVPRKTLASGYRYSFPELGAALKEVVA; from the exons ATGCGCACAGAGGTCGCCATCGCCGCCACGCTTGggggctccccctcccctccctccacgtCTTGCGCAGGCGCGTTGGGTCCTGGTCGCGATGCGG GTGGCGGGACGGGCTTCATTGGGGCAGCCCTAACCCAGCTGCTGAAAGCCCGGGGCCACGAAGTGACTTTGGTCTCCCGAAAGCCCGGGCCCGGCCGCATCACGTGG GATGAGCTCGCCACGTCGGGGCTGCCCCGCTGCGATGCCGCTGTCAACCTGGCTGGAGAGAACATCCTCAACCCCCTCCGAAG ATGGAATGAAACCTTCCAAAAAGAGGTTCTCAGCAGCCGCTTGGAGACCACCCAGATACTGGCTAGAGCCATCAACAAGGCCCCTCAACCCCCTCAGGCCTGGGTCTTAGTCACTGGTGTAG CTTACTACCAGCCCAGCCTGACTGCGGAGTATGATGAGGACAGCCCAGGAGGGGATTTTGACTTTTTCTCCAACCTGGTAACCAAATGGGAAGCTGCAGCCAGGCTTCCTGGGGAGTCTACACGCCAGGTGGTGGTGCGCTCCG GGGTTGTGCTGGGCCGTGGGGGTGGTGCCATCCATCACATGCTGCTGCCCTTCCGCCTGGGCCTAGGGGGCCCCATCGGCTCAGGCCACCAGTTCTTCCCCTGGATTCACATCCAGGACCTGGCAGGAATCCTGGTCCATGCACTTGAAGCAAGCCACGTGCAAGGGGTCCTGAATGGAGTGGCTCCAGCCCCCACCACTACAAATGCTGAGTTTGCCAAGGCCTTGGGTGCCgccctgggctgcccagccttCATTCCTCTCCCCGGCATGGTGGTACAAGCTGTCTTTGGGCGAGAGCGTGCCATCATGCTGCTGGAGGGCCAGAAGGTGGTCCCACGGAAGACACTCGCCTCTGGCTACCGGTATTCCTTCCCAGAGTTGGGGGCTGCTTTGAAGGAAGTCGTAGCCTAA